In Bacteroidia bacterium, one genomic interval encodes:
- a CDS encoding asparagine synthetase B, with the protein MRIKTTLITLFALINLQAHAAQILIPMDDTQANHLKAYGIAYWVLQSGVEINWMLNYKGGSFMFIQNPKFESELKLRGVSYNVISEGQANQIVSEILDPQVNEDVVKLEKVPKICVYSPKDKRPWDDAVTLALTYAEIPYDIIYDEEIVQGKLALYDWMHLHHEDFTGQYGKFYNMYRNATWYQEQQRSMESMAKQLGFAKVSQMKLAVAKRIKEFVAGGGFLFTMCSGTDTYDIALSAEGLDICESMYDGDGTTPSYNDHLDFSKTFAFRNYTLSVNPLEYRFSNIDVTTTRRVPRDEDVFTLFDFSAKWDPVPTMLCQNHMQVIKGFMGQTTAFNKNYIKPDVIIMGENKAANEAKYIHGDFGKGTWTFYGGHDPEDYQHMVGDPPTDLNLHPNSPGYRLILNNVLFPAAKKKKQKT; encoded by the coding sequence ATGCGGATTAAAACAACATTAATCACACTTTTTGCATTAATAAATCTGCAAGCCCATGCTGCACAGATTCTAATTCCAATGGATGATACGCAAGCAAATCATTTAAAAGCTTACGGCATTGCCTACTGGGTTCTTCAAAGTGGTGTAGAAATTAACTGGATGTTGAATTACAAAGGCGGTAGTTTTATGTTTATTCAGAATCCGAAATTTGAAAGTGAATTGAAATTGCGTGGTGTCAGTTACAATGTTATTTCAGAAGGTCAGGCCAATCAGATAGTTTCTGAGATATTAGATCCACAAGTCAATGAAGATGTAGTTAAATTAGAAAAAGTACCTAAAATTTGTGTTTATTCTCCTAAAGATAAGCGCCCTTGGGATGATGCAGTTACTCTTGCATTGACTTATGCAGAAATTCCTTATGACATTATTTACGATGAAGAAATTGTTCAAGGTAAATTAGCACTGTATGATTGGATGCACTTGCATCATGAGGATTTTACAGGACAGTATGGCAAATTCTATAATATGTATAGAAATGCAACCTGGTATCAGGAGCAGCAAAGAAGCATGGAAAGTATGGCTAAGCAACTTGGATTCGCAAAAGTGTCGCAAATGAAACTTGCCGTAGCAAAAAGAATAAAAGAGTTTGTTGCAGGTGGCGGCTTCTTATTTACTATGTGTTCCGGTACTGACACGTATGACATTGCACTCTCTGCTGAAGGCTTGGATATTTGTGAAAGTATGTATGATGGTGATGGCACTACACCTAGTTATAATGATCATTTGGACTTTTCAAAAACATTTGCATTTAGAAATTATACTTTAAGTGTTAATCCACTTGAATATCGTTTTTCAAATATTGATGTCACAACAACAAGAAGAGTACCTCGTGATGAAGATGTGTTTACATTATTTGATTTTTCAGCTAAGTGGGATCCTGTGCCTACCATGCTTTGTCAGAATCATATGCAGGTAATTAAAGGTTTTATGGGTCAGACCACAGCATTCAACAAAAATTATATCAAGCCTGATGTTATCATCATGGGTGAAAATAAAGCAGCTAATGAAGCTAAATACATACATGGTGATTTTGGCAAGGGAACATGGACATTTTACGGAGGTCACGACCCGGAAGACTATCAGCACATGGTTGGCGACCCACCAACAGACCTTAATTTACATCCTAATAGTCCGGGCTACCGACTGATTTTAAACAATGTTCTGTTTCCTGCTGCCAAGAAGAAAAAACAAAAAACCTAA
- a CDS encoding alpha/beta hydrolase: MITRKQPVSMVYSKALIKPDGEVLNYSDTSSGNEVLVFIHGYPFDQSIWKEQVIALSEQARIITYDVRGYGSSSKGTEKFSIDLFADDLIFLLNSIQVNKVIVCGLSMGGYIALNLVKRYSERIKGLILYDTQCYADNAQARAKRYENIALIRNGGKQKYLEDMCKILFSPVTFQQNGEIIKITLDLMLKATDEVLIQTLEAMAEREETCSILSAIKIPAMVLCGEHDILTPPEKSEYMQQQIPGSVLHVIANSGHLAHLENKDAFNQHLNNFLKSF, translated from the coding sequence ATGATTACAAGAAAGCAACCAGTTAGCATGGTGTATTCAAAGGCATTGATAAAACCTGATGGTGAGGTTTTGAATTATTCTGATACATCATCAGGTAATGAAGTATTGGTGTTTATTCATGGATATCCATTTGACCAGTCCATCTGGAAAGAGCAGGTAATAGCTTTGTCTGAACAGGCGCGCATCATTACCTATGATGTTCGGGGTTATGGAAGCAGTTCAAAAGGAACAGAAAAGTTTTCTATTGATTTATTTGCTGACGATTTAATTTTTTTGTTGAATTCTATACAAGTAAATAAAGTTATTGTCTGTGGTTTGTCCATGGGTGGATATATTGCACTGAATTTAGTAAAGCGATATTCAGAAAGAATCAAAGGGCTTATTTTGTATGATACGCAATGCTATGCAGACAACGCCCAGGCAAGGGCAAAACGCTATGAAAATATTGCCTTAATTCGAAATGGCGGAAAACAAAAGTATCTCGAAGATATGTGTAAGATTTTGTTTTCGCCAGTAACATTTCAGCAGAATGGCGAAATAATAAAAATAACATTAGACCTTATGTTGAAGGCCACCGATGAAGTATTGATACAAACATTGGAAGCAATGGCAGAAAGAGAAGAAACGTGCAGCATACTTTCTGCAATTAAAATTCCGGCAATGGTACTATGTGGCGAACATGATATACTTACTCCTCCGGAAAAATCTGAATATATGCAACAACAAATTCCGGGAAGTGTTTTACATGTAATTGCAAATTCCGGTCACCTGGCTCATCTTGAAAATAAGGACGCATTTAATCAACACTTAAATAACTTCCTTAAATCGTTTTAG
- a CDS encoding long-chain fatty acid--CoA ligase produces the protein MEVTRLIDLFPYQLSRFPKADALAGKQDGVWKKYATAEIIEIVNNLSYGLLHSGIKPGDKIGIIANNRPEWNFVDHACLQIAVTDVPLYPTISENDLKFTLNQSSVRYLFVSNAGLYNKVQQIKSDLPALEKIFLFDRYQDLPHWSELLDLGRQHPKIEEVNQIRDSIKPDDLATIIYTSGTTGNPKGVMLSHNNLVSNFKFCDVLCPFHESWRALSFLPLNHVYERMLSYLYVYFGVSIYYAESLDTIADNLKEIKPQIFVTVPRLLEKVYDKIVSKGAELKGIKKALFFWALNLGLRYELKGVNGWWYEFQLRLANKLIFSKWREALGGNIQAIASGGAALQPRLARVFHAAKIPVLEGYGLTETSPVIAVNNFQPDSIKFGTVGTVLENVEVKIDSDGEILCKGPNVMLGYYNSADLTAEVIDAEGWFHTGDIGVFENGKFLKITDRKKEIFKTSGGKYIVPQMIENKLKESRFIEQAMVIGENQKFASAFIVPNFAFIRDWATKKNIAVNSNVEIAASSVIKKRIAEEVEVVNRTLGHYETIKRFELLDHEFSIERNEMTPKLSLRRKIILENYKDKLAKIYKDTE, from the coding sequence ATGGAAGTAACACGACTTATAGATTTGTTCCCATATCAGCTTTCACGCTTTCCTAAGGCAGATGCTTTGGCAGGAAAGCAGGATGGTGTATGGAAAAAATATGCAACAGCCGAAATAATTGAAATAGTTAATAATCTCAGTTATGGATTGCTGCATTCAGGAATTAAACCGGGTGATAAAATAGGTATTATAGCCAACAACAGACCGGAATGGAATTTTGTTGATCATGCTTGCTTACAAATTGCTGTAACTGATGTTCCACTTTATCCTACCATAAGCGAGAATGATTTAAAGTTTACACTCAACCAGTCATCCGTGCGTTATTTGTTTGTTTCCAATGCCGGATTATATAATAAAGTTCAGCAAATAAAGAGTGATCTTCCTGCTCTTGAAAAGATATTTTTATTTGATCGTTATCAGGATCTGCCACATTGGAGTGAATTACTTGATCTTGGTCGTCAACATCCAAAAATAGAAGAGGTTAATCAGATTAGAGATAGCATAAAACCTGATGATTTGGCAACCATTATTTACACATCTGGAACCACAGGGAATCCAAAGGGTGTAATGTTGTCGCATAATAATCTTGTAAGTAATTTTAAATTTTGTGATGTATTGTGCCCGTTTCATGAGTCGTGGAGAGCGTTAAGTTTTTTGCCACTGAACCATGTATATGAAAGAATGCTTTCCTATCTCTATGTTTATTTTGGTGTTTCAATTTACTATGCTGAAAGTTTAGACACTATAGCAGATAATTTAAAAGAAATTAAACCTCAGATTTTTGTAACAGTACCGCGCTTGCTTGAGAAAGTTTATGATAAAATAGTCTCAAAAGGTGCTGAGCTGAAAGGAATAAAAAAAGCTTTATTTTTCTGGGCTTTGAATCTGGGCTTACGATATGAATTGAAAGGTGTTAATGGTTGGTGGTATGAGTTTCAGCTGCGTTTAGCCAACAAACTAATTTTCAGTAAATGGCGTGAGGCATTAGGTGGCAATATACAGGCAATTGCATCGGGTGGTGCTGCATTGCAACCACGCCTGGCACGGGTGTTTCACGCAGCAAAAATACCTGTTCTTGAGGGATATGGGCTTACAGAAACCAGCCCCGTAATAGCAGTGAATAATTTTCAACCCGATAGTATTAAATTCGGCACTGTTGGAACGGTACTCGAAAATGTTGAAGTGAAAATTGATTCTGACGGTGAAATTTTATGTAAAGGCCCTAATGTGATGCTTGGTTATTATAACAGTGCTGATTTAACAGCAGAGGTTATAGACGCTGAAGGTTGGTTCCATACTGGTGACATTGGTGTTTTTGAAAATGGAAAGTTTTTAAAAATAACTGACCGTAAGAAAGAAATCTTTAAAACATCAGGAGGAAAATATATTGTGCCTCAGATGATAGAAAATAAACTGAAGGAATCACGGTTTATTGAGCAGGCAATGGTGATAGGTGAAAATCAAAAGTTCGCTTCAGCTTTTATTGTTCCGAATTTTGCATTTATTAGAGACTGGGCTACAAAGAAAAATATTGCTGTAAACTCCAATGTAGAGATAGCCGCCAGCAGTGTAATAAAAAAACGTATTGCCGAAGAAGTGGAAGTAGTGAATAGAACACTGGGACATTATGAAACGATTAAACGTTTTGAGTTGCTGGACCACGAATTCAGTATAGAACGCAATGAGATGACACCAAAGCTTAGCTTACGTAGAAAAATTATTCTGGAAAACTATAAAGATAAGTTAGCAAAAATTTATAAGGATACTGAGTGA